A genomic stretch from Malus domestica chromosome 15, GDT2T_hap1 includes:
- the LOC103400461 gene encoding uncharacterized protein, giving the protein MRFKRGSNVEVLSKKEMPSGCWCCAKIICGNGHNYTVRYDAYEGNADNAVVERVSRDAIRPCPPPLEVSENLIPGDVIEVFDKFSWKMATITKVLGRECFLIRPVGSSRQHKVRKFEIRVRQFWQDDKWVVIGKGLNHYENRQRGELLTLKFNQNSYLKAQKNVTKTASSHLKRRSPYFCSQDEAYDGSAEKFRAVDIEGKCLRVISANLSTFSEQVDVDLPRRMQGGKDLRASLYNRKAVLPDVDVERRKPNGDVGRVFAVNLKSNDADSITCSVGSCSIDTNDSNKLPPPVSASSTEDFDDQFSDAESICQLGYEEGISLLPAKEELAAEIHRLELHAYRCTIGALHASGPLSWEQEELVTNLRLSLHISNDEHLMELRNLISGDTSIHIR; this is encoded by the exons ATGAGATTCAAACGAGGGAGCAACGTAGAAGTACTGAGCAAAAAGGAGATGCCTTCAGGCTGCTGGTGCTGTGCTAAGATAATCTGCGGTAATGGCCACAACTACACAGTcagatatgatgcatatgagGGTAATGCTGATAACGCCGTTGTGGAGAGGGTATCCAGGGATGCCATCAGGCCTTGCCCACCTCCACTGGAAGTTTCAGAGAATTTAATTCCTGGTGATGTCATTGAGGTTTTTGACAAATTTTCTTGGAAAATGGCAACAATTACAAAGGTTTTGGGAAGGGAGTGCTTTTTAATCAGGCCAGTCGGATCCTCCCGGCAGCACAAGGTCAGAAAATTTGAAATCCGAGTCAGACAGTTTTGGCAAGATGACAAATGGGTTGTGATTGGAAAG GGTTTGAACCATTATGAGAATCGACAACGTGGTGAACTTTTAACTCTAaagttcaaccaaaattcatacCTTAAAGCTCAGAAGAATGTAACAAAGACTGCCTCCTCTCATCTGAAGAGAAGATCACCTTACTTTTGTTCTCAAGATGAAGCATATGATGGATCTGCTGAGAAGTTTAGAGCTGTTGATATAGAGGGCAAGTGTCTCCGAGTAATTTCTGCGAATTTATCTACATTTTCTGAACAGGTAGATGTTGATTTACCAAGACGTATGCAGGGTGGAAAAGATTTACGTGCTTCTCTTTACAACAGAAAAGCTGTATTGCCTGATGTGGATGTGGAAAGGAGGAAACCAAATGGTGATGTTGGGCGTGTGTTTGCTGTGAACCTTAAATCGAATGATGCTGATAGTATTACGTGCTCTGTTGGTAGTTGTAGTATCGATACGAATGATTCCAATAAGTTACCTCCTCCTGTTTCAGCTAGTTCTACTGAAGATTTTGATGATCAGTTTTCTGATGCTGAATCTATTTGTCAATTGGGATATGAGGAAGGAATCTCTCTCCTTCCCGCTAAAGAAGAATTGGCAGCGGAGATCCATAGGTTAGAGTTGCATGCTTACCGTTGCACAATAGGGGCATTACATGCATCAGGACCTTTAAGTTGGGAACAAGAAGAATTGGTGACAAATCTTCGTCTTTCACTCCATATATCAAATGATGAACATTTAATGGAGCTTAGAAACCTAATTTCTGGAGATACCAGCATTCATATCAGATGA